The following is a genomic window from Microvirga ossetica.
ACATGAACCCATCGTCAAACCGGAACGCAAAACAGATGCTTAAGGGGCTGATTGACGACTGCGAGGGACCTATTCGAGGCCTCCGTCTGCGACGCTCCCCCATCTAGGCGCCATCGCGCACTGGCACGAGCGGCTCCCAGGCATTGGTAAAGACAGCCCTGGCGATCACAGTCGAACTTGGCCGCATTGCCAGCCTTGACGGCCAGTCACCCTGATCCTTGTCAGCCTCAAGGGCTGCTCACTCGCAGCCGGAGGATGCCGGAAATCATGGAGTTGAGCATTGTTCACTGAAATCGGCGCTAAAAGCTGATTCTTTGCCCTCTCAGAGCCGAATGAAGAAGCTTCCTGCGATTAATAGCTAAAATAAAACCAACACTTAGAGTAATATTACGTGCTACCGTTTGTTTCTGGTGAGAAGATAATTTCTTGCCTGATCCGAAAGACAATCTCATGAAAACCCCGGAATGGTTGAAGCCAGGCCTCTACGGCGCGGCCTGCGGTGCAATTGCTGTGACGGTGATCGGCTTCAACTGGGGCGGTTGGGTGACCGGCGGCACAGCGCGGCAGATGGCCACTGAGCAATCGCGAACCGACGTGGTCGCGGCGCTGACCACGATCTGCCTCGATCAGTCTAAGCGAGATCCGCAGCTCACAGAGCGGGTTGCGCTCCTGAAAGCGGCCTCGTCCTATCAGCGTGGCGACCTCGTGTTGCAGAATGGCTGGGCGACCATGCCGGGAACAACCGAGGGCAATCGCCTCGTCGCCGTCGCGTGCGCCGACAAGGTCGGGATCTAGGCTACTCCCACGTGCACCGCGGAGAATAGCCGTGAGTCTGCGCACCACATCCAGGACGATCACATTCGCGCGGCCCTTCTCGCTGGATGGACTGGATGAAGCCCAACCAGCCGGGAGCTACACGGTCCAGACTGACGAGGAACCTATCGAGGGTTTATCCTTCATAGCCTACCGCCGTGTTGCAACCGTGATCTTTCTCCCCCTATCCCACCGTGGGATAGGGTCCTTCCAAGCGATCCCTGTCACGCCGGAATCTCTCGACGCCGCACTGGCGCGGGATGCTTCGGGATCTCACGATGTCTGATCGGACGACCAGCCTGCTGGGGTGATTTTCGCAAAACCGAGCGCTGGATAAAGGACACTCGGCAAGCGCCGTTTCCATAGCAGAAAGCGGCTGGGGTGCGGCGGCTCCCTGCTTTACCGGCGAAGCTGGGAGTTCTCTGGAACACCCCGCGTTTGCAAGCCCTGTAGTGAGTCCGACGGCTCAGACAATTCGACCCGCGGCGCTGGGACGCGAGGTAAGCTTGGATGTCATCGTGACACCGATAGTTGATGGCAAGGCGTGGAATCTGACCGACCTGCTCGGCCGTCCCATGGGTCGGATCACCGAAGCATCGGCCAAGCAGTTCACAATCCTCCCGGATGGCCATGCTCTGGAGACCATGGCCGGCATCGACCATAGACCGTTCACTTCCCTTGACGCCGCCTTGGCGGCCATCGAGAGGCATACCCGGGGCGTCTGCCGGCATCGTCCGGGCGAGGATCACCCATGATTGGAAGTAGTCCAAATCTCGCCCTGCTCGTGGATGAGGAGACACCATGCGGATCCGTGTCGGCTGCGAGATGACGTACGAGCTCGGGCAAGTCACGCCCATGATCGCAATGCTCAATGTGCACTCGTCGCGAGTGTCCGACTTGGAGCGGCCAGACTACCTTGTCACCATGCCATCAGTGCCCGTGGAGGGATACCGGGACAGCTTCGGGAACTGGTGCAACCGTCTCGTTGCCCCGGCCGGTGCGATCACCCTCAAAACCGAAACCGTGGTCCGCGACAGCGGTCGTTGGGATTCAACAGATCCAGGTGCTGAGCAGACCCAAATCCAGAACCTTCCCGCAGAGACTCTGCTCTACCTGTTGGGCAGCCGCTACTGCGAGACCGACCGTCTCTCCAACGTCGCCTGGAGCCTCTTTGGAGCAACGCTGTTGGGTTGGCCCCGCGTGCAGTCGATCTGCGACTACGTGCACGATCATATCACCTTCGGCTACGAGCACTCGCGCGCGACACGTACGGCATTCGAGGCGTTTGAGGAGAAGCAAGGTGTGTGCCGTGATTATGCTCATCTGGCGCTCACGTTCTGCCGATGCCTCAACATCCCAGCGCGCTATTGTACTGGTTACATCAGCGACATCGGCCTGCCGCCGCCGCATGCGCCGCAGGACTTTGCCGCCTGGATCGAGGTCTTTCTGGGTGGGCGCTGGCACACATTCGACCCCCGCAACAATGATCCGCGGATCGGCCGGATCCTGATCGCCCGCGGCCGCGATGCTGCCGACGTGCCGCTGACCCTCACTTTTGGTCCTAGCACCCTGATCGACTTTCGCGTGACCACCGAGGAAGTGATGGGATCGGATTTCTGATCCCCTGAGCTCATACCATGTGCTTTGCGGTCGCTGCCCTGCCAGTCCGATTGAAACTGGCAGGGAAAAGGCAAGCGCTCTTTCCGAAGGGGCATCGTTGGGTGCCTTGGCTCAGTGGGTCCGAAGCTCAAACAAGGTCCCGGATCGTTCAAGACGCTCCTGGCACGGATCGTTTCAGCAAACCTTAGCCAGCCGTCTCCTTCTCGCTTTCGTCAGGAAGGAGGTCGTCGAGCATGTCCGCGAGTTCCACGACTTGATCGGGCACCGCGCGATAAACCGCAGTGTCGCCGGTCTCATCCTCGATCCGAATGCGATATTCTCCATCAACCTGGGTGACGGCGATGTTGGCGAGGGTCTTCATGATAGGAAACTGAGCCATCTGTACCTCCATAGGACAACGAGAACGCCTGAGCGCCCGCGAGTGATCCGTTTTGATCAAGCGGATTAAACGATCGCTGCCTTCAATTCGCCAAATGGCAGTCCCGCCAGGACTGTTAGCAGCCACGCATTGCGATCTACACGGTGTTCGGCATCGCACCGTCCTTCCGCACATTGCCGAAGGCGATGATCTGCGTCTCGTTGCTCGTAGCCATCTCACAAAGCGCCTGTTGAACGCCACCGTCCGAGGGAGCGTTCGAGTCCAGGGCAATGACGGGAAGACGACAGGCATCTTCGCCTACCGCTACCTATCACGGTGCCAACTCGATCTCATCACGATGGCCTATGTGAGCTAGCAATGCAAACCGCCGGTCTATCGGCACCGGCGTTCCTGATTCAAGCTTATGCCACATCATCCACCGGAGCATCGACTGTATCGTTGGCCTGCAACGCATCCATCAGCAGACCAGCGTTCTGGCGGATCTTGCCTTCGATCTCGGCCGCAATCTCGGGATTGTCCTTCAGGAAGGTCTTGGCGTTTTCTCGGCCTTGGCCGAGGCGCTGGCTGTCATAGGAGAACCAAGCGCCAGACTTCTCCACCACGTCGGCCTTCACGCCAAGATCGATCAATTCACCCATCTTCGAGATGCCCTCGCCAAACATGATGTCGAATTCCACCTGTTTGAAGGGAGGAGCGACCTTGTTCTTGACCACCTTCACCCGCACTTGGTTGCCAATCGGCTCATCTCTGTCCTTCAGGGTCGAGATGCGGCGAATGTCGAGCCGCACGGAGGCGTAGAACTTCAGCGCGTTGCCGCCCGTCGTCGTCTCCGGCGAACCATACATGACGCCGATCTTCATGCGGATCTGGTTGATGAAGATCACCATCGTCTTGGTGCGGCTGATCGAGCCGGTGAGCTTGCGCAGGGCCTGGCTCATCAGGCGGGCCTGAAGACCGGGACGGCTCTCGCCCATCTCGCCTTCAAGCTCGGCCTTAGGCGTTAGCGCGGCCACCGAGTCGATGACCAACACATCGACAGAGCCCGAGCGGATCAAGGTATCGGCAATCTCAAGCGCCTGTTCGCCGTTGTCCGGCTGCGAGATCAGGAGATCATCGAGGTTGACGCCCAACTTTCGCGCATAGGCTGGATCGAGCGCATGCTCCGCATCGATAAAGCCGCAGACGCCACCCGCCTTCTGAGCCTCTGCAACGGTCTGGAGTGCCAGCGTCGTCTTGCCTGATGACTCCGGTCCATAAACCTCGACGACGCGGCCCCTCGGGAGGCCACCGACACCCAAAGCAATATCGAGCCCCAGAGAGCCGGTCGAAATCGTCTCCACCTCAACGACCTGACTGCCACCAAGGCGCATGATCGAGCCCTTGCCGAAGGCACGCTCGATCTGGGCCACCGCTGTTTCGATAGCCTTGTTCTTGTCCATGCTCATCACGGCTCCGCTTGTGTGATTTTCTGAGTATTGACTCTATCTGATATGAATTCCGAATGCCAGAACAAAGCAAGAACTCAGATAAGTTACGAGTCCTCTTCGCGGTTAAGCTTTCAACTACATCAGGAAATCAATGGGTCGACCTTCTGTCTCCGGCAATGCCAGAGCCTCTCGGTTCGAAATCATCTGAAATGAAGGGCTTGTGTTGTAATCCTCGTCAAGGAAGGAATGATCCCGTATCCGAGGACAAGCATCGACGCCGATCCCTTTGTGAACTGAGTGGTGCGGGATACATCAGCCGTTCTGCTTCAGCCACGTGTTGGACACATACCGCCACCCGCTTGGGCTCACGCTGCAAAGTTCCCTGAAAAGGCAGGAGCGCGCATCACTGCGAGCACCCTCAGTTACTGTGACAGCTGCACCACATGGGCAGCTCGTTCTGTGTTAAGTTGGGAGTCTGGAGGAGGCGACGATGGTTGATGTCTTCCGAGTCCCGATGGATGTTACCTATGCGCTTGCAGGCGGTGAGCCCGCCCTGATGGCTTATCGCCGATGGAGGAACATCTCGCGCGATGACCTCGCTGAAAAGAGCGGCATTTCCAAGGACGAACTCAAAGCAATTGAGGAAGGCAACAAGGATGTCGAGGAGGAGATGCTCGAAATCCTCTCAAAAGCCTTACGCCATAAGGATTTGAGCTTCTAGCCCGACTATGCGGTGCCGCTAAGGACGTGATTAAGGTTCAGCTGATGCCAGCGGCCGCCTGAGAGAGCATTCTCGACCCCGGTCCTATCATGAAGGGGACCACGACTTGGGCCTAGAGCATCGGACGGTTAAACGGACGCATATCCGGCAGCCTTAAGGTAGTTCCAGCACTCTTGTGGTTCGAACAGGTTGCAGATCTCACCGAGCGCTCGCCAGAGCGCGTCGAACGTTCGGGCCTCGGCCTTGCGCAAGTGCGCTTTGATCTTGGCAAAGGCCTGTTCAATTGGATTAAGATCAGGCGAATAAGCAGGTAAAAACAGGAACCAGGCTCCGCGTTGCTTCAGACACTGAGCGGCCTTCTCGCTCTTGTGGACAGCCAGGTTGTCGAGGATCACCACATCGCCTTTGCGCAGCGTCGGCGCGAGCTGCGTCTCAATGTAAGCCTCGAACGCCAACCGGGTGATCGGGCCATCGATGATCCACGGCGCGCACAACTCGTTGCACCGTAGCCCAGCCAGAAAGGTATGGGTTTTCCAGTGTCCAAAGGGAGCGCTCATGCGCAGCCGCTGGCCCCTGCGGCTCCGCCCGCGCAGGCGCGTCATCTTGGTGTTGACATACGTCTCGTCCAGGAACACCAGCCGGTGCGTCTCCTGGCGCATGCGCGGCTGGCGCTGGGCATGCCAGACCCGGCGCTCATCCCGCACATCGGCGCGTGCGCACTCCGCCGCCATCAGGCATTTTTTTATATGAGAAGCCGTGCCGGCACAGGAAGCGCGAGAGCATCGCGGGAGCCGCAACGATCCCATGCTCAGTCAGCAGCCTTGCGGCCAGCTCGGGCATGGTGATGGCCGGCTCGGCCTCGACCGTCTGGATCAAGAAGCTCTCATAGGGCACCAGCTTGCCGCGTCCGGGCGGACGGCCTTGCCGGGCCGGTGCCGGCGAGCCGAACCGCCGCTTCCGCTGCACCAGCTTGATGGCGAAACTCTCGCTGACGTCAAAGTGCTGGGCTGCCGCCCGGCAGGAATGACCTGCATCGACAAAGTCGGCGACGCGCACCCGCAGATCCAGGGAATAGCAATGACCCATAATCCACCTCCCAGTCCAGGCAGTGAATCACAGCTCGGCCTCGCACAGAAGCCAGGAGTCTCATTTCCGGTCCGAGGCTCTAGAGGTTCCACCTGCCCCTCTAGGCCCTTTTCGTCATAAACGCCCAGAAAAAGATCTCCGACGTTAAGGAGCGGTGTGCTGAGAAACAGGAACCCGCTCGAACTGCACGCACCGAGCGGGCCTACTGGGGAGCGTCACACGAGCAGGAAATCCTGGGTGGTGGCCACGAAGACGTCGGTGGTGTTGTTGGTGTCGTCCTCGACCAGATTGGAGGCAAGGCTCCGGTAGGCCACATAGCGCCCATCGGCCGAGAGCGAAGGCTCGACGCTACCAGGCTCCCCGGCTTCAGGGGCTTCAGGATTCCCAGCATTCGCCTGTTCGCCGGTGGAGCTGACCGAGACACGCTCGGTGGTGCCGGTCTCGCGGTCAAAGACGAAGATGTCGACGACGTTGTTGGTATCGCCCTCGACCAGATTGGAGGCAAGGCTCCAGTAGGCCACATAGCGTCCGTCGGCTGAGATCGACGGATCGAAGCTGAGGTCATTCCCCTGTTCGCCCGTGGAGCTGACCGAGACGCGCTCGACGCTGAGGCCCGTCTGATCGTCAGCGCCCTCGATCGTCACCGTCACGGTTGCGGTGCTGATCGTGCCCTTGCCGAGCCGGATCGCGTAGGTGAACGTGTCGGTTGCGGTCTCACCGGCATCAAGGAACTGGAACGCGCTGCCCGGGTCATAGAGGATTTGCCCATCGACAATCGAGGCTGTGGCACCGCTGGCGAGCGTCGTGGACGTCAGGGCGTGGCTTGGATTGTCCTGATCGACTGAGTAGAGCGACCTGGCGCGGCCACCCCGGTCATTGGCCAGCACATCGATGCTGAAGGCCGCATCCTCGCCGCCGGTGGCGGTATCGTCCTGTGCCTGCGGCCTCTTGGCGAAGTGATCCGCAGAGCAGGCTGATTGGTGTTTCCATCGAGACATCTCGGAAGCTCCATCCTGGAGTGGTTGGGCTCACCGCTCATCCCCAACGCCTTGAGCGTTCACCAGCATGTTCGGCCGTATGCTCAAGGTGAGCTTGAGCGACTTACTGCTTGATCGACGTCGCTCATCTTACGTCTTTTACAACATAGAAGATCAGCCGTCACCCGCGGCGACGCTCCAGGCGTGCCTGGACGCCCTCGCGGGCCAGCTGTCGACGGACGAGGCCCACGTCGCGGAGGTCGCCGCTGGAAGGCCGCGCCGAGGCGCTGGCGGAGATCGAGGACGGCACCTGGATCCGTTACCCGACATTCCCCAGATCGGAGGCGCGCCAGCAGGGCTCCGAGGGAAGAATAGCCCCGTGGGCCACCTCTGAACAGCATCAAAAGGCCGGTTTCCTGCCTGTACCGACCCCGACCGCCGTTCACACCTGCCCGGCAGGACCATTTCCGCTGCATGAAGCGAGGCGTTAGGCGCACCTCTCCCGTCGGGCTCCACAGTGACCGCTTCCGCTCCCAGGCTCAACATCGTGCGATCCGCCTTGGTCGGAGACCATCAATCAGGTCCAGGATGCGCCGGAACAGCTCGCGTGGGACCGCCACTTCGGCCATTTGGAACACCGTGTAGCGGGCGTGAGTAATGACCTTCGCGCCGATCTTCACCACCTTGTCGCGCAGAGAGGTCAGCGACCACCGCTCAATCTCCTCTGGAAGCACCAGAGTGCGAAAGATGTTGGCCAGGTTGTAGGCCAGAGCATGAAGCTGGAGCCGGACCGCGTTGGCCGTCATCGAACGGCATGACAGGCGCGTCCACCGGACTGCGTTCTTACCTTCTTTGATCCACTGCTCGGCCGTGCCGCGTTGATTGTAGAAGGCCACAACGCGCTCAGGCGGGCGGCTCAAGTTTGTGACCAAAAAGCCGACACGCGGATAGAGTTCGCCTGGGTGCCACTCGACCTTGGCCACGACCCGGCGTAATTGGCTCCAGGTCTGGGCTTGGTAGCGGAAGCTGGCGTAAAAGCGCCGGACTTCGTGCGGTGGACGCCCCACCGGGCGCGTGAGCAGGTGAGCAATCCTGCGCTGGAGAACAGCGTTGGCAGGCAGCCGGATGGCATAGCCATAGCCCTCCGCTTCCAGGAACTCGTAGACCTCAGGCGAGGCGAACGCTGCATCAGCTCGGAAGTAGCGCCGCTTCATCATGCTGCGGTAGCGGGCGACCACTGGCTCTAGCACTTCGCGCCAGCCCTCGGCGGAGTGGACGTTGCCGGGCCGCAGGGCACATCGCTCCAGGTCACCGAACTGGTTGAACACGAACAGCAGATGGTAGCAGGTGCAGCCGAAGTGGCCGTTGTAGGCGCTCCCTTCCTGCTCGCCATAAGTGGGGCTGACGCTGGAGTCCATGTCGAGCACGATCCCGTTCACAGGGCGGCGCGCGTGCACAGCATCGATCCAGCGCCCGGACAAGTCGGTCAGCGCGGACAGGTTCGCCACTTGCACCAGCACCTCGGTCTCGAACCGACCCATCTGGCTGGCGGAAGCTGCATTCTGCGTAACGGCCCGGCCACCTACCACCCAGCGCATGGCAGGATCACGGCCAAGGCGCTCGGCATCGTTCACGTCCTCGTATCCGGCCAGCCGCCCGAATACGGACTGGCGAAGCTGTGCGATCAGGGTGTGGCGGCTGTTCTGGCCCGTCCTGGGGTCGGCGAGAACCTCTCCAGCGAGGTCCGTCAGGCCGAGGGCATCATCGAGGTCTCGAAAGGGGAGCAGCCCAGCGTCGGATGTCACCTTCGAACCGTGGAACTCCAGCTTCAGACGGGGATCAAAGGCGACCCGGAGAGCGGCACCGTCTGCTTCACCCGCTGTATCGTCCATCTCCAGCCTCGTTGATGCGTACTACTCCCCTGAAGGATAACCAAAATTCAGCCTTTCAAATCACCTCATCGTGTGCGCATTTGGGAAATGCGGGCTCAACGGTCCTCAAAGTGCCTCAGGATCAGCTGATCTAAGGCCCAGCCATTCTGACTGGCGAGCCCTATGCAAGGTGCAGGGAAAGCCGTTGCTGAATTCTCATAGGCGGATGTCGGTGTGCTTTGAGAACAGCAGAGTGGAGCCTTCCGGAACATCACTTGACAGCTGCTTTCTCAGCGTAAGACAAGTTGTATTATGCTGTATTGACGGAGAGGCTGCCGTGGATGTAGTCGTGACACCTGCAAAGTTCAAACCAGGCACCTGGACGTTGAGCGACAGGCTCGGGCGACCTCTCGGAACAATCACCGAAACTTCTCCATCGCTATTCGTCATCAATGCAAATCGCAACTCCGGGCTGTTCAAAATGGCCACTGCCAGCTTCCCCTCGCTCGACAGCGTGATGTCAGGCATCGCCAGCCACATGAAGGGCGAGTGTCAGCTTTCCAGCGATGACGGATGACTTGGCGCGATAGGGCTGATGTTGAAGCCGGCTTTGTCACATCAACGCATTTGACTTGCTTAGACTCTCCGTCGCGTGGGAGTGAGGTTGTGTGACCCGAACCGCTTAGGCCTGCCGGGCTCTGACACAACAGCTGACCTGCCACATCTCCAGCTCGAGTTTGGTGCATAATTCAGATGTGGACCGCGTTGACGCTCTGAC
Proteins encoded in this region:
- the recA gene encoding recombinase RecA: MDKNKAIETAVAQIERAFGKGSIMRLGGSQVVEVETISTGSLGLDIALGVGGLPRGRVVEVYGPESSGKTTLALQTVAEAQKAGGVCGFIDAEHALDPAYARKLGVNLDDLLISQPDNGEQALEIADTLIRSGSVDVLVIDSVAALTPKAELEGEMGESRPGLQARLMSQALRKLTGSISRTKTMVIFINQIRMKIGVMYGSPETTTGGNALKFYASVRLDIRRISTLKDRDEPIGNQVRVKVVKNKVAPPFKQVEFDIMFGEGISKMGELIDLGVKADVVEKSGAWFSYDSQRLGQGRENAKTFLKDNPEIAAEIEGKIRQNAGLLMDALQANDTVDAPVDDVA
- a CDS encoding IS1380 family transposase, whose product is MDDTAGEADGAALRVAFDPRLKLEFHGSKVTSDAGLLPFRDLDDALGLTDLAGEVLADPRTGQNSRHTLIAQLRQSVFGRLAGYEDVNDAERLGRDPAMRWVVGGRAVTQNAASASQMGRFETEVLVQVANLSALTDLSGRWIDAVHARRPVNGIVLDMDSSVSPTYGEQEGSAYNGHFGCTCYHLLFVFNQFGDLERCALRPGNVHSAEGWREVLEPVVARYRSMMKRRYFRADAAFASPEVYEFLEAEGYGYAIRLPANAVLQRRIAHLLTRPVGRPPHEVRRFYASFRYQAQTWSQLRRVVAKVEWHPGELYPRVGFLVTNLSRPPERVVAFYNQRGTAEQWIKEGKNAVRWTRLSCRSMTANAVRLQLHALAYNLANIFRTLVLPEEIERWSLTSLRDKVVKIGAKVITHARYTVFQMAEVAVPRELFRRILDLIDGLRPRRIARC
- a CDS encoding helix-turn-helix domain-containing protein encodes the protein MVDVFRVPMDVTYALAGGEPALMAYRRWRNISRDDLAEKSGISKDELKAIEEGNKDVEEEMLEILSKALRHKDLSF
- a CDS encoding Ig-like domain-containing protein, with amino-acid sequence MSRWKHQSACSADHFAKRPQAQDDTATGGEDAAFSIDVLANDRGGRARSLYSVDQDNPSHALTSTTLASGATASIVDGQILYDPGSAFQFLDAGETATDTFTYAIRLGKGTISTATVTVTIEGADDQTGLSVERVSVSSTGEQGNDLSFDPSISADGRYVAYWSLASNLVEGDTNNVVDIFVFDRETGTTERVSVSSTGEQANAGNPEAPEAGEPGSVEPSLSADGRYVAYRSLASNLVEDDTNNTTDVFVATTQDFLLV
- a CDS encoding transglutaminase-like domain-containing protein produces the protein MRIRVGCEMTYELGQVTPMIAMLNVHSSRVSDLERPDYLVTMPSVPVEGYRDSFGNWCNRLVAPAGAITLKTETVVRDSGRWDSTDPGAEQTQIQNLPAETLLYLLGSRYCETDRLSNVAWSLFGATLLGWPRVQSICDYVHDHITFGYEHSRATRTAFEAFEEKQGVCRDYAHLALTFCRCLNIPARYCTGYISDIGLPPPHAPQDFAAWIEVFLGGRWHTFDPRNNDPRIGRILIARGRDAADVPLTLTFGPSTLIDFRVTTEEVMGSDF